From the genome of Triticum aestivum cultivar Chinese Spring chromosome 1A, IWGSC CS RefSeq v2.1, whole genome shotgun sequence:
CAAGAAAGGTAACAATAGTTTCCTCAGTGACCTTATCATTGTACGCATCCTCGGCTGTACTGACAAAGTTGCGCACGTACACCCCAAGAGTCTATATGGTAGTATGTTTTAGTACCGAGCGAGTTCAATCAACTAGTTAGTGCTCCATAGTGTATATACCACATCAATTTTTCATGGAATACAAAAACAGTACTATTGTGTTACCATCTTTTCTCCCTTTCTTGGAGTCATCAGTGTGGTGAGACGTGCATCTTCAGAAATTATGCCTGGCTTACCCTGTAATCATATCAGAGAGAAAAGTAGAAGATATTGTCATCGTGTTTAGCAGAGAATTTGTGTTAGAAATCAATGCTACCAGAAACAATTAGTTTACCATGACAATAGAAGCCAGCCTCACAGAATTTTTAGCGATCATGCAAATATAACCTCGAAATATTGTTGCTAACCCCATGTGCTGCTcaccgcaaaaaaagaaaagaaaggtcaGGCCATTTCGACACTAGGCGAAGAGTATGTATTATCAGGCTGCTTAGGTACTATATATACTACGTTTTGTTGATGTacaatttaaaaaatattttttttcctaTCTACAATTATGAAGCTatttcaaaatattcctcaaaCTATGGGCTCACAATTTTTTTCATGTAGTTTGCTTCAAAGTTACATAAAAAATGGTCCTGAAAATACTTTAAATGATAAAATACTATATATATACTACCTGACATGGGTTTAGAGACATGCGGTAGTAGGATTATTTTTCCTATATACACATATATGGACTCGAACAATTTTTGTACAGAACTCACTTTGCGGTATCTGGTCGTTTCTAACAAAGTGTATTAGAAATTGCTAATAAGGTATAACCGACTCGTCCAACTAGTATATGAGGTGTGGGAGTACATACTCATATATATAAATGATTCTATACTGTTAGGGACAAGGGTTACCAAGGTGCCGCCATTAGAAAACTTCCTGAAGTACTCCTCAATTCTGTCTCCTTCTTCACGAAACTCCTTTTAGAAGAAAAAAGGGACTTCAGATATAAGACTATATGACCAAGACGCTAAGCAAGATATTGTATTAATTATAAAGTTCAGTACTGTATATTTAATAATTTCAGTCCATTATTTCTGGAGTCCTTCAATGTTCGGTCCTAATTTGTTTTATCTACTAGTAAGTACATCTCATATGTTGTCTAGTACAGTTGTGAACTTCAGCATGAGCAACTAGGTAAGGTTAAAAGGCTTGCAAATATGATGCCCTCGATTTTTCCATTGAAGGAGAGAATGATTCAACGGAAAATAAATAATGACAAACAAATAGGGAAAATAGGATgaaacaaaaaaaaacacttcGATTGCCCCTGCTGAAAATACTTCGATATATCTGGAATTTGAAACAGCCAGACGGAATTGAAACAATAGCAGCAATAGGATATTTCTAAACAAATTTATTTGGTTTGCGTTTAGGGATCATGCATATTGTTTCTGTAGAATTAAAAGGGTAAGTTGTGTTGAAGTCAATCAAAGGCATTGTGTCGGGGAACATTAATATTTAGATGCATCAATGGATGACCAGAAAAGGCTTAAAATTCTGATCTTGGAAGGCATACGTAAAAAAGAGAGTATATTCAGTTGATCACAATATCAATCTGGAGCGGAAGTTCAAACAAATCCACCCGTTGGGAGATTAAGTATCAGTTAGTCAAAAAACAGAGGAAGATCAGGTCAAGTGTCTCACATAATCCTTCTCCGCTCGATCCCTGGGGTTGATTTTGATCGTCATGGCGTGACCATCGCCGGCGCCGGCCTGGCTGCAGACGATCCCGTGGCCGACGGGCTTCCGGTTGTTACGCCCATGTGCCGGCGGCAGGGCGCTGCTGCGATGCGGACGGCTGGtcaggaggaggccggaggaggaaGCGGGAGCGTGGAGGCAAAGGAAACACGGCCGGACGGCGGAGGAAGACATGGTGGCCAGGCAGCGAAGAGATCGATGCAGGGTTACGCCGTTGCCTTTTTTGGACCTACTAGGGGGAGTATTTATAGTTACTGGTTGTGCATACGCGGACGGCACGTTAGATCACAAAACAGATCGTGCGTCTCCCATCATCTCATGATTCTCCATCTCTCTCGTTCTGCTTGCATCTATCTTATCCTTCGACTCACCCTTTCCCATCGGCAGGCACCCACACCGCATGTCCCCCGTGTGGCATGTTAGAGATATAATATTTGAGAGTTAGAGATAAATATATGGAGACTGCTACGCGTTTAGAAAGATTTTTTAAAAAGATTCGCTGCCTCGCAAGTCATTGGATTTGGCACAATCCAGTGGCTTAATGTCTCCCTCtacttcttaataaaggttttgttgGAGAAACATTTGTAACAAAGGTTATGTTGCATAATATATTTTTGCAACATATAGGTTGTGTTGCgggatttttttttttgcaacagagtTTTTGTCGTAGATTTTCTTTGCAACAGAGGTTTTGTTGCAGTTTTTTCCAACATAGCTGATGTTGCAAAAGCTTGTCTAAGTTGCAGTCATCGTTTGTCGCCATGGTTTGCAACACCATTGCTGTTGCAAGATAAGGTAAAGGGGCACGTGGTAGGCAAGGGAAATAACGGACTGTATGTGTGACGACGCATGGATCAAGGCCATCCAATGGCTGCACAGGTGGCAGAACTCTACACTCATCTGACTGATCCGTGAGCCCTTGGATCGACCGCAATCAAGCGTCCAGCGACGGCTTCGCCTTGCGACGGAGTCGCTCTTTCGGCCGAAACGCGCACGCCACCAGCTCGAGCGCCATCACAACCAAGCAATATCCCCGCCCCCAGCGCCATCACAAACCAACAGTCCAGAGAGGCCGCAGCAACCAACATGTTGTGGAAGCGTCGGCCATGTTGCCGGCTTGCCGCAACACCTGCGAAGCATCGGCCATGTTACCGCAACACCGGCCATGTTATCGAAGCACCGGCCACAACAACGAGCATGCCGCGGAAGCACCGACCGTGTTGCCGGCTTGTTGCAGCACCTGCGAAGCACCGACCATGTTGTCGAAGCATTAGCCGCAGCAACGAGCATGTCGCGGAAGCACGACGAAGCACCGGCCATGTTGGTGTTAGCAACGGCAAAGTATCGGCTATGTTGCTGAAGCACCAGCCATGTTGTCGAAGTAGCGGCTGCAGCAACGAGCATGCTCTGGAAGCACCGGCCATGTTGCCGCAGGCAGCAACACTAGAGAAGCAGCGACCGCGACATTGGCGAATCCAGCAAGCTCGCAACACCAGTCATGTTGCCGAAGTAGCGTCCACAACATGGGAGATGTTGCGACCCGACGAGCTCGAAGCACCGGCGCCAGACAGCACCGGCCATGATGTTGAAGCAGCGGCTGCAGCAACTAGCATGCTCTGGAAG
Proteins encoded in this window:
- the LOC123086877 gene encoding uncharacterized protein translates to MSSSAVRPCFLCLHAPASSSGLLLTSRPHRSSALPPAHGRNNRKPVGHGIVCSQAGAGDGHAMTIKINPRDRAEKDYEFREEGDRIEEYFRKFSNGGTLHMGLATIFRGYICMIAKNSVRLASIVMGKPGIISEDARLTTLMTPRKGEKMTLGVYVRNFVSTAEDAYNDKVTEETIVTFLGALQGVAAMSYFMAQDTLAKIGDDEASSLYCGKDSVFNRPWLEYTRKTDNLRREFKAAPPQHPDGIVMNTVTEAMKLTESFVRLMTVRRRTALLGLIPTVTTGSAVAV